The Bacteroidales bacterium nucleotide sequence CCTGTACGCGAGAAAGGCTGGCCGGATTGGCCGATGTGGAAGCCAAAGCAGGATGAAGATCGGGTTATAGAAGTCCTGCGAAGTGGTGTATGGTCCCGTGCCGGTGTGGCTGATGAGTTTGAAGAAAAATGGGCCAAAACCATTGGAACAAAACGCTGCCTGGCCACCACCAACGGCACCCATGCCCTGATCACCGCCCTTCATGAGCTTGGTATTGGTGCCGGAGACGAGGTAATCGTACCCCCGTATACTTTTATAGCAACCATACAAGCCGTTATTATGAACGGTGCCATGCCGGTTTTTGTTGACACCGATCCCGCTACTTTCCAGATAGATGCCGGTAAGATTGAAGAAAAGATCACTTCGCGTACCATTGCCATTTTACCGGTACATATCCTCGGTCTTCCTGCGGATATGGAGAAAATTATGGATATTGCCGGTCGGCACGATTTATTTGTGGTGGAAGATGCCTGTCAGGCCTGGCTTGCGGAGATAAACAACCAGAAAGTGGGGACATTTGGCCATGCCGGCTGTTTTAGCTTTCAGAATTCAAAACATCTTCCCATAGGGGAGGGAGGGGCTATTGTAAGTAATGATGAGGAATTTATGGATCGCTGTGCCTCCTTCCATAATTTTGGTCGTCCTCATGGAGCGGAAGTCGAATCGGTGAGTGGTGGCTATATACGTGTTGGTAGCAAATGCCGGATAACCGAATACCAGTCTGCCATCGGCCTGGCTCAGTTAAAACGGCTGGAAGAACAAACAAAACGACGC carries:
- a CDS encoding aminotransferase class I/II-fold pyridoxal phosphate-dependent enzyme produces the protein MTSTKYSRRTFLKKSALTGLGIGLAAGATPNLMSSCAKDVSTPAILGGQPVREKGWPDWPMWKPKQDEDRVIEVLRSGVWSRAGVADEFEEKWAKTIGTKRCLATTNGTHALITALHELGIGAGDEVIVPPYTFIATIQAVIMNGAMPVFVDTDPATFQIDAGKIEEKITSRTIAILPVHILGLPADMEKIMDIAGRHDLFVVEDACQAWLAEINNQKVGTFGHAGCFSFQNSKHLPIGEGGAIVSNDEEFMDRCASFHNFGRPHGAEVESVSGGYIRVGSKCRITEYQSAIGLAQLKRLEEQTKRRESNAAYLRSQIKDIPGILPYELYDNVTRAVFHLFPFRYKKEEFQGLPRKKFLEALNEEGIPCSGGYTPLNDMPYLKDALESKNFQKVYPKDMLDFNRYVEQNRCPENDRLCEEAVWLYQNMLLGEKSDMDDIAKAIEKIYNNAEKIKG